From the Micromonospora lupini genome, one window contains:
- a CDS encoding pectinesterase family protein yields the protein MTTSGGIRRVRSVAVMTVGALATAVSLASAASASATITVAADGSGTYTTVQAAIDSVVANNGVPVTITIKPGIYRGVVTVPANKPHLTLAGAGGSAAQVVIVEGHASGQSKPGGGTYGTSGSASVFVNANDTTISNLTMSNDFNEAANTLDAEQAVAVNTSGDRVQFDNVRILGNQDTLLVNAPSVSSVRRLYVRNSYVEGDVDFIFGRGTMVFQNGTVHSLTRGSSSNNGYITAAATDINNKFGFLFWGTALTSNAPARTVYLGRPWHPSGDVNARGQVLYRGVAMGAHVRTDPWTDMSGFSWRTARFAEYGSTGAGAVVNANRPQMSASTATQYTPTAYLAGNDGWNPIR from the coding sequence ATGACCACATCCGGCGGGATTCGTCGTGTGCGCTCGGTGGCGGTGATGACGGTGGGCGCTCTCGCCACCGCGGTCTCGCTGGCTTCCGCCGCGTCCGCGTCCGCGACCATCACCGTGGCCGCCGACGGCAGCGGCACCTACACGACCGTGCAGGCGGCCATCGACAGCGTCGTGGCGAACAACGGCGTTCCGGTCACCATCACCATCAAACCCGGCATCTACCGGGGCGTGGTCACCGTTCCCGCCAACAAGCCCCACCTCACGTTGGCCGGCGCCGGCGGCTCCGCCGCCCAGGTGGTGATCGTCGAAGGGCACGCGTCCGGCCAGAGCAAGCCCGGTGGCGGCACGTACGGCACGTCCGGCAGCGCCTCGGTCTTCGTCAACGCCAACGACACCACGATCAGCAATCTGACCATGTCGAACGACTTCAACGAGGCCGCCAACACCCTCGACGCCGAGCAGGCCGTCGCCGTCAACACCTCAGGCGACCGGGTGCAGTTCGACAACGTGCGCATCCTCGGTAACCAGGACACTCTGCTGGTCAACGCGCCAAGTGTCAGCTCGGTCCGGCGTCTCTACGTCCGTAACTCCTACGTGGAGGGCGACGTCGACTTCATCTTCGGGCGCGGCACCATGGTCTTCCAGAACGGCACCGTGCACTCGCTCACCCGGGGTTCGTCGTCGAACAACGGCTACATCACGGCGGCGGCCACCGACATCAACAACAAGTTCGGCTTCCTGTTCTGGGGAACCGCACTGACGAGCAACGCTCCCGCCAGGACCGTCTATCTGGGCCGGCCCTGGCACCCCAGCGGCGACGTCAACGCCCGCGGTCAGGTCCTCTACCGGGGCGTCGCGATGGGGGCACACGTCCGCACCGACCCCTGGACCGACATGTCCGGCTTCTCGTGGAGGACCGCCCGGTTCGCCGAGTACGGCAGCACCGGGGCCGGCGCCGTCGTCAACGCCAACCGGCCCCAGATGAGCGCCTCCACCGCCACCCAGTACACCCCCACCGCCTATCTGGCGGGTAACGACGGCTGGAACCCGATCCGATGA
- a CDS encoding SDR family oxidoreductase, producing the protein MQISGSIALVTGANRGIGRQFTRQLLERGAAKVYATARDPEKIDIPGVERLRLDITDPQTVRDAASIASDVTLLVNNAGITTGTNLVTGDLNGIRAEMDTHFYGTLDMVRAFAPILGANGGGAILNVLSALSWFSYDGANAYAAAKAAAWSLTNGVRLELAKQGTLVTGLHLGAADTDMMADYDGDKMDPADVVRAALDGIEAGRIEVLADEWSAYIKASLANDPAAFYNIGQS; encoded by the coding sequence ATGCAGATCTCAGGCTCGATCGCGCTTGTCACCGGCGCCAACCGTGGCATCGGCCGGCAGTTCACCCGACAACTGCTCGAGCGCGGCGCGGCCAAGGTGTACGCCACGGCCCGCGACCCCGAAAAGATCGACATCCCCGGCGTCGAGAGGCTCCGCCTGGACATCACCGACCCGCAGACGGTGCGCGACGCCGCCTCGATCGCCTCCGACGTGACCCTGCTCGTCAACAACGCCGGGATCACCACGGGGACCAACCTCGTCACCGGCGACCTGAACGGTATCCGCGCCGAGATGGACACCCACTTCTACGGCACCCTCGACATGGTGCGGGCGTTCGCCCCAATCCTCGGCGCCAACGGCGGCGGCGCCATCCTCAACGTCCTGTCGGCGTTGTCGTGGTTCTCCTATGACGGGGCGAACGCCTACGCCGCCGCCAAGGCGGCCGCGTGGAGCCTGACCAACGGCGTCCGACTCGAACTGGCCAAGCAGGGCACGCTGGTCACCGGGCTGCACCTGGGCGCCGCCGACACCGACATGATGGCCGACTACGACGGCGACAAGATGGACCCCGCCGACGTCGTCCGCGCCGCTCTCGACGGCATCGAGGCCGGCCGGATCGAGGTCCTCGCCGACGAGTGGAGCGCCTACATCAAGGCGTCCCTTGCCAACGATCCGGCGGCCTTCTACAACATCGGACAGTCATAG
- a CDS encoding cellulose binding domain-containing protein, protein MTKTRTAALIAVAAGVLAAGLPVLSAQAAVGDGTPTDSNISFVGRWNKANSSAYVPYWAGAYLRVGFTGKTVKLRQRNTIQLWASIDGRAFTSFTGSGTINLTPTALAAGNHTLIVSYRQVAGSYTGDAVFQGLILDSGAGTVKPPARPKLVEFVGDSITAGATSSQLAVTDYGFKVGERLGYDHTQIAIGGMCLAETTDGCWAQTTRYWMSSGGQAGTDQWDFSRYTADGVVINLGTNDKSHGVSAATFQATYTTFLTRIRARFPNAKLFAMRTFIGRYAAETEAAVRARNAAGDANVFYVDTTGWLPSGGLSDSVHPNDAGHQAITERLAPILSAALTTTPSPTTAPTTAAPTTAAPTTAAPTTAAPTTAAPTTAAPTTAAPTTAAPTTAAPTTPAGGACAVAYRKTGDWGTGAQFDVTLSNTSTVPVNGWTLTWSLPGSQRITQSWNSTVTQSGAAATAVNVSWNAVIPAAGSTSFGFVTDSPLDGATGFDLNGSPCATTT, encoded by the coding sequence GTGACGAAGACGCGTACCGCGGCCCTCATCGCCGTCGCCGCCGGGGTGCTCGCCGCAGGTCTGCCGGTCCTCAGCGCCCAGGCCGCGGTCGGCGACGGCACGCCTACCGACTCCAACATCAGCTTCGTCGGCCGGTGGAACAAGGCGAACTCCTCGGCGTACGTGCCCTACTGGGCCGGCGCGTACCTGCGGGTCGGGTTCACGGGCAAGACCGTCAAGCTCCGGCAGCGCAACACCATCCAGCTCTGGGCCAGCATCGACGGCAGGGCGTTCACGTCCTTCACCGGCTCCGGCACGATCAACCTGACGCCGACCGCGCTGGCGGCCGGCAACCACACGTTGATCGTCAGTTACCGGCAGGTGGCCGGCTCCTACACCGGCGACGCGGTCTTCCAGGGGCTGATCCTGGATTCGGGCGCGGGCACGGTCAAGCCACCGGCCCGACCCAAGCTTGTCGAGTTCGTCGGTGACTCGATCACCGCAGGCGCCACGAGCAGTCAGCTTGCCGTGACGGACTACGGCTTCAAGGTCGGTGAGAGGCTCGGCTACGACCACACCCAGATCGCGATCGGTGGCATGTGTCTGGCCGAGACGACCGATGGATGCTGGGCGCAGACGACGCGCTACTGGATGTCGTCGGGTGGCCAGGCCGGCACCGACCAGTGGGACTTCTCCCGCTACACGGCCGACGGCGTGGTGATCAACCTGGGGACCAACGACAAGAGCCACGGCGTGAGCGCCGCTACCTTCCAGGCGACGTACACCACCTTCCTCACCAGGATCCGGGCCAGGTTCCCGAACGCCAAGCTCTTCGCCATGCGGACGTTCATCGGTCGGTATGCGGCCGAGACGGAGGCGGCGGTGCGGGCCCGCAACGCCGCGGGCGACGCCAACGTGTTCTACGTGGACACCACCGGCTGGCTGCCGTCCGGCGGGCTGAGCGACTCGGTGCACCCGAACGACGCGGGCCACCAGGCCATCACCGAGAGGCTGGCCCCGATCCTCAGCGCAGCACTGACCACGACCCCGTCCCCCACGACCGCGCCGACGACTGCCGCGCCGACGACTGCGGCGCCGACGACTGCGGCGCCGACGACTGCGGCGCCGACGACTGCGGCGCCGACGACTGCGGCGCCGACGACTGCGGCGCCGACGACTGCGGCGCCGACGACTGCCGCGCCGACGACCCCCGCGGGTGGGGCCTGCGCGGTCGCCTACCGCAAGACCGGTGACTGGGGTACGGGCGCCCAGTTCGACGTGACGCTCAGCAACACCTCCACCGTCCCGGTCAACGGTTGGACACTTACCTGGTCCCTGCCGGGCAGCCAGCGGATCACGCAGTCCTGGAATTCCACAGTCACCCAGTCCGGGGCCGCGGCCACGGCGGTGAACGTCTCCTGGAACGCGGTGATCCCGGCCGCCGGTTCGACCAGCTTCGGATTCGTCACCGACAGCCCGCTCGACGGAGCGACAGGTTTCGACCTCAACGGCTCCCCGTGCGCCACCACCACATGA
- a CDS encoding MerR family transcriptional regulator gives MRIGELATSTGVSVRALRYYEEQALLISERSGGGQRHYGEAAVDRVQLIQTLYAAGLSSRTILALLPCVDAKVNTPQSRALLNAERGRIDQQINRLIQARARLDDVIALSESPASGCNRTGAALV, from the coding sequence GTGCGGATCGGGGAACTCGCCACCAGTACGGGCGTGTCGGTGCGCGCCCTGCGCTACTACGAGGAGCAGGCGCTGCTGATCTCCGAACGCAGCGGCGGTGGCCAGCGCCACTACGGCGAGGCGGCGGTCGACCGCGTCCAGCTGATCCAGACGCTGTACGCCGCGGGCCTGTCCAGCAGGACCATCCTGGCCCTGCTGCCCTGCGTCGACGCGAAGGTCAACACCCCGCAGTCCCGCGCCCTGCTGAACGCCGAACGCGGCCGTATCGATCAGCAGATCAACCGACTCATCCAGGCCAGGGCCCGACTCGACGACGTCATCGCGCTCAGCGAGAGCCCGGCCAGCGGCTGCAACCGGACGGGCGCCGCCCTGGTCTAG
- a CDS encoding ThuA domain-containing protein, which translates to MTRDVRRALAAVAAFATLIPGAATATAATAAPRPATAAAAAQPSRTAVLVFHGPVAEQQDPVSRAVDTIRQLAASHDIDVTATTDPGVFSQTGLSAYRSVVFLSATGAALNRDQESALQGYLKAGGGFVGIADAARAQVDSTWFTGLIGTRPAGAIPVAEPVAAVTASGENPPTESKEKLTDGDANTKWLVRTPTAWVAYQLAAPKRITGYALTSANDFVGRDPKDWTLQGSNDGQSWSDLDRRTNQTFAERFQTRRFDIATPQEFTRYRLNITANSGEPLIQLADLRLFTGTATAPPPTPVNRAVVDILDREHPATASLPLTITRSDRWDNWDPNPIGSVHTLAQVEERHYDPGQAANGPFHPVSWCRDYDGGRSFYTGMGHTEGSYGEEAFRTHLAGALEWTTGRVRGDCQATIAANYKVERLTAANQTGQLDQIGEPHGLTIAPDGTVFYVGKAACPSGPIADWNDPKVGLGCGTIHSWDPRTRQVKLLTTLEVMGNRGSGSELVKNEEGLLGIVPDPAFADNGWLYVYWMPHESIDRVQRVGQRTVSRFTYDRQMQTIDQATRKDLLKFPVQIHSCCHAGGGMAFDAKGNLYVGSGDNNSSEGSQGYSGNNWTQEYQGISFQDARRTAGNTNDLAGKIIRIHPEADGTYTIPEGNLFPPGTEKTRPEIYVMGVRNIARLQVDPEHQWLTAGWVGPDASSPSPTLGPAKYETATIITSAGNQGWPYCMGNRQPYRDRSSTDATVLTGWYDCGNLKNESPRNTGLVDIPAARDNMIWYSPDGGGPIFPKRTDGSGLPTYVAADATYTQPYLRGGGQAIMSGPTYHRDRVDPNSTVAWPAYWDEKWFIGDQSNAANRVAVTVDPAGVPTATPPVYAESLRAIIPSGNGDTRLQSWMDAKFGPDGALYLLDYGGGFFSLNPNQKLIRITYTGGAPTPAPAATSVAVQNKPLTIAFTGSRSGGVSHRWEFGDGATSTEADPRHTYATVGTYTAKLTVTYADGETATVQTTVTVGCAAPDSRATVWLGDTDTAVPSRTVGQGCTINDLIDDESTWPDHNAFVRHVSTVTRALQDDGLLNAREAGTLTRLAAASDIGRDGRTGYEPLYDGTAESLRGWQQAPTGSFSIQPDGALRSSGGLGMLWHTRELADFSLKVQFRDIAPGAGRANTGVFIRFPDLRTPLEQRPPGSCGTVGSARTSPAWMAIYCGHEIQIYDGETGEPQKTGSVYNFDPVPLAQAGITPKNVWNDYEIRVVGQHYTMIRNGVVINEFDNTPGKESSRAGDPPTDLRQFLSGFIGLQNHGDNDLTEFRNIRVREL; encoded by the coding sequence ATGACCAGAGACGTACGACGAGCCCTCGCCGCGGTAGCGGCCTTCGCCACACTGATCCCGGGCGCGGCCACGGCCACGGCGGCGACAGCCGCGCCGCGACCCGCGACCGCCGCTGCGGCGGCACAGCCGTCCAGGACCGCCGTGCTCGTGTTCCACGGGCCGGTGGCCGAGCAGCAGGACCCGGTGTCGCGTGCCGTGGACACCATCCGACAGCTTGCGGCCAGTCATGACATCGATGTCACAGCCACCACGGATCCGGGCGTTTTCTCGCAGACCGGGCTGTCGGCGTACCGCAGCGTGGTGTTTCTCTCCGCGACGGGCGCCGCGCTCAACCGCGACCAGGAGTCGGCGCTACAGGGCTATCTGAAGGCCGGCGGCGGCTTCGTCGGCATCGCCGACGCCGCCCGCGCGCAGGTCGACTCCACCTGGTTCACCGGCCTGATCGGCACCCGCCCGGCGGGCGCCATCCCGGTGGCCGAGCCGGTGGCCGCGGTGACCGCAAGCGGCGAGAACCCGCCGACCGAGTCCAAGGAGAAGCTGACCGACGGCGACGCCAACACCAAGTGGCTGGTCCGCACCCCGACCGCGTGGGTGGCCTACCAACTGGCCGCACCCAAACGGATCACCGGGTACGCGCTGACGTCCGCAAACGACTTCGTCGGGCGGGACCCGAAGGACTGGACCCTGCAGGGCTCCAACGACGGGCAGAGCTGGTCCGATCTGGACCGACGCACCAACCAGACCTTCGCGGAGCGGTTCCAGACCCGCCGGTTCGACATCGCCACGCCGCAGGAGTTCACCCGGTACCGGCTGAACATCACCGCCAACAGCGGTGAGCCGCTGATCCAGCTCGCCGACCTGCGCCTGTTCACCGGCACGGCCACCGCGCCGCCGCCGACCCCCGTGAACCGGGCGGTGGTCGACATCCTGGACCGTGAGCACCCGGCCACCGCGTCGCTGCCCCTGACGATCACCAGGTCCGACCGCTGGGACAACTGGGACCCGAACCCGATCGGCAGCGTGCACACGCTGGCCCAGGTCGAGGAGCGGCACTACGACCCGGGGCAGGCCGCCAACGGCCCGTTCCACCCGGTGTCCTGGTGCCGGGACTACGACGGTGGCCGGTCGTTCTACACAGGCATGGGTCACACCGAGGGCAGTTACGGCGAGGAGGCGTTCCGCACGCACCTGGCCGGGGCGCTCGAGTGGACCACCGGCCGCGTACGCGGCGACTGCCAGGCGACGATCGCCGCGAACTACAAGGTGGAGCGGCTCACCGCGGCAAACCAGACCGGGCAGCTCGACCAGATCGGCGAGCCGCACGGGCTCACCATCGCGCCGGACGGCACCGTCTTCTACGTCGGCAAGGCCGCCTGCCCGAGCGGCCCGATCGCGGACTGGAACGACCCGAAGGTCGGCCTGGGCTGCGGCACCATCCACTCCTGGGATCCACGGACCAGGCAGGTCAAGCTGCTCACCACCCTGGAGGTGATGGGCAACCGGGGCAGCGGCTCCGAGTTGGTCAAGAACGAGGAGGGCCTGCTCGGCATCGTGCCCGACCCCGCGTTCGCCGACAACGGTTGGCTCTACGTCTACTGGATGCCGCACGAGTCGATCGACAGGGTGCAGCGGGTCGGGCAGCGCACCGTCTCCCGGTTCACCTACGACCGTCAGATGCAGACCATCGACCAGGCCACCCGCAAGGATCTCCTGAAGTTCCCGGTGCAGATCCACAGTTGCTGCCACGCCGGCGGCGGCATGGCGTTCGACGCGAAGGGCAACCTCTACGTCGGCTCCGGCGACAACAACTCCTCCGAGGGGTCGCAGGGCTACTCCGGCAACAACTGGACGCAGGAGTACCAGGGCATCTCGTTCCAGGACGCCCGTCGGACGGCGGGCAACACCAACGACCTCGCCGGCAAGATCATCCGGATCCACCCGGAGGCCGACGGCACGTACACCATCCCGGAGGGCAACCTCTTCCCGCCGGGCACCGAGAAGACCCGCCCGGAGATCTACGTGATGGGCGTGCGCAACATCGCCCGTCTCCAGGTCGACCCGGAGCACCAGTGGCTGACCGCCGGCTGGGTCGGTCCGGACGCCTCGTCGCCAAGCCCCACCCTGGGCCCGGCCAAGTACGAGACGGCAACCATCATCACGTCGGCCGGCAACCAGGGTTGGCCGTACTGCATGGGCAACCGCCAGCCGTACCGGGACCGCAGCAGCACCGATGCGACGGTGCTGACCGGCTGGTACGACTGCGGCAACCTGAAGAACGAGTCGCCGCGCAACACCGGACTGGTGGACATCCCGGCGGCCCGGGACAACATGATCTGGTACTCGCCGGACGGCGGCGGCCCGATCTTCCCGAAGCGCACCGACGGCAGCGGCCTCCCGACGTACGTCGCGGCCGACGCCACCTACACGCAGCCGTACCTGCGCGGCGGCGGGCAGGCCATCATGTCCGGCCCGACCTACCACCGCGACCGGGTCGACCCGAACAGCACCGTGGCGTGGCCTGCGTACTGGGACGAGAAGTGGTTCATCGGCGACCAGTCGAACGCCGCCAACCGGGTCGCGGTCACCGTCGACCCCGCCGGCGTGCCGACGGCCACCCCTCCGGTGTACGCCGAGTCGCTGCGCGCCATCATCCCCAGCGGCAACGGCGACACCCGGCTGCAGAGCTGGATGGACGCCAAGTTCGGCCCGGACGGCGCGCTCTACCTGCTCGACTACGGAGGCGGGTTCTTCAGCCTGAACCCCAACCAGAAGCTCATCCGGATCACCTACACCGGCGGGGCGCCCACCCCGGCGCCGGCGGCGACCTCCGTCGCGGTGCAGAACAAACCGTTGACGATCGCCTTCACCGGCTCCCGGTCCGGCGGTGTGAGCCACAGGTGGGAGTTCGGCGACGGCGCCACGTCCACCGAGGCGGACCCCCGCCACACGTACGCCACTGTCGGCACCTACACGGCGAAGCTCACCGTCACGTACGCCGACGGCGAGACGGCGACGGTGCAGACCACTGTCACGGTCGGCTGCGCGGCGCCGGACTCCCGGGCCACGGTGTGGCTCGGCGACACGGACACCGCAGTCCCCAGCCGTACGGTCGGGCAGGGCTGCACGATCAACGACCTGATCGACGACGAGAGCACCTGGCCCGACCACAACGCCTTCGTCCGGCACGTCAGCACGGTGACACGCGCGCTGCAGGACGACGGCCTGCTCAACGCCCGCGAGGCGGGCACGCTCACACGCCTGGCCGCAGCGTCCGACATCGGCCGGGACGGGCGCACCGGATACGAGCCGCTCTACGACGGCACCGCCGAGTCGCTGCGTGGTTGGCAGCAGGCGCCGACGGGGTCGTTCAGCATCCAGCCGGACGGGGCGCTGCGCTCCAGCGGCGGCCTCGGCATGCTCTGGCACACCAGGGAACTGGCGGACTTCTCGCTGAAGGTGCAGTTCCGCGACATCGCCCCGGGCGCCGGCCGCGCCAACACAGGCGTCTTCATCCGGTTCCCGGACCTGCGTACACCCCTGGAGCAGCGGCCACCGGGCAGCTGCGGGACTGTCGGGTCGGCCCGGACCTCGCCGGCCTGGATGGCGATCTACTGCGGACACGAGATCCAGATCTACGACGGGGAGACCGGCGAGCCACAGAAGACCGGCTCGGTCTACAACTTCGACCCGGTGCCGCTCGCCCAGGCCGGCATCACGCCGAAGAACGTGTGGAACGACTACGAGATCCGGGTGGTCGGGCAGCACTACACGATGATCCGCAACGGCGTGGTGATCAACGAGTTCGACAACACGCCGGGCAAGGAGTCGTCCCGGGCCGGCGACCCGCCGACCGACCTGCGGCAGTTCCTGAGTGGCTTCATCGGCCTGCAGAACCACGGTGACAACGACCTGACCGAGTTCCGCAACATCCGCGTGCGGGAACTCTAG
- a CDS encoding multicopper oxidase domain-containing protein, with translation MDDHAVGSHRHLSRRSLIATGALAAGALGASAPTLGDAFGGSPARAAAGVTKKVTIYAEQLPGGLFGYGLAPGQATVPGPVLEIYEGDTLEITLVNTTEQRLSIHPHGVDYSTDSDGSPLNASFNNPGETRTYVWRSHEMVAAAGRRYMPGSAGYWHYHDHAMGTDHGTAGVAKGLYGALIVRRRGDILPEKQFTVVFHDMTINNRMAPDTPMFEANLGQRVEWLAIGHGNLFHTFHLHAHRWADNRTGMLEGPADPSLVIDNKDLNPGSSFGFQVLAGEGVGPGAWMYHCHVQNHSDGGMAGIFLVRNADGSMPPGAEEAIHRFQGHTHTHGS, from the coding sequence TGGGCGCGTCCGCCCCCACGCTCGGTGACGCGTTCGGAGGCAGCCCGGCCCGGGCCGCCGCCGGAGTGACCAAAAAGGTCACCATCTACGCCGAGCAGTTGCCCGGCGGGCTGTTCGGGTACGGCCTCGCACCCGGCCAGGCCACCGTGCCGGGGCCCGTGCTGGAGATCTACGAGGGTGACACCCTGGAGATCACCCTGGTCAACACCACCGAGCAGCGGCTGTCCATCCATCCACACGGGGTGGACTACAGCACCGACTCGGACGGCAGCCCGCTCAACGCCTCGTTCAACAACCCCGGCGAGACCCGGACGTACGTCTGGCGCTCCCACGAGATGGTGGCCGCGGCCGGCCGCCGGTACATGCCGGGCAGCGCCGGCTACTGGCACTACCACGATCACGCCATGGGCACCGACCACGGCACCGCCGGTGTCGCGAAGGGCCTGTACGGGGCGCTGATCGTCCGCCGCCGCGGCGACATCCTGCCGGAGAAGCAGTTCACAGTCGTGTTCCACGACATGACGATCAACAACCGGATGGCCCCGGACACGCCGATGTTCGAGGCGAACCTGGGCCAGCGGGTGGAGTGGCTCGCCATCGGGCACGGCAACCTGTTCCACACCTTCCACCTGCACGCGCACCGCTGGGCGGACAACCGCACCGGAATGCTTGAGGGGCCGGCCGACCCGAGCCTGGTCATCGACAACAAGGACCTCAACCCGGGCAGCTCGTTCGGGTTCCAGGTGCTGGCCGGTGAGGGCGTCGGGCCCGGCGCGTGGATGTACCACTGCCACGTGCAGAACCACTCCGACGGCGGCATGGCCGGGATCTTCCTGGTGCGCAACGCCGACGGCAGCATGCCCCCCGGCGCCGAGGAGGCGATCCACCGGTTCCAGGGCCACACCCACACGCACGGAAGCTGA
- a CDS encoding cupredoxin domain-containing protein: MIRRLTAAVAALLLAVTPLAAPQASAAPRAAADQVLTWTADDNTTRYKSVPTTAVAGAATIIWENSAATGNTTGMPHTLTFDTSTEGYNHDVNLNILASPFDANDGRHQATVTLTPGRYRYFCSIPGHSQMVGELVVTDGGGGDDTTPPTVTAAVSGDRDGDGNYVGAATVTVTAADAGSGVETVEYQVDDTSFQSYTQPVQVGAVGDHSVQFRATDQAGNTSAVGSVSFRIVEPTEEDTTAPVVTAALTGDRDGDGNYVGTATGTLTATDAGSGVATIEYALDGAAFAAYSGPIVVTAVGMHMLHYRATDVAGNTSAEQMAHFTVVAPPEEDDTPPTVAATVTGERDADGAYVGVATVTVTASDAGSGVASVEYALDTGGWTAYAGPVSVRAVGAHTLRYRATDTAGNAAAEQSATFTVVAGGTDACPASDTRGTVVIDGDDTGVANVDTGDGCTINDLIDEHADYPGHADFVRHVEAVTAALVSGGTLNKRQQGAIVRAAARSDVGA; encoded by the coding sequence ATGATCCGACGACTCACGGCCGCCGTGGCGGCGCTCCTGCTCGCGGTCACGCCGTTGGCCGCGCCACAGGCCTCCGCCGCCCCGCGCGCCGCCGCGGACCAGGTGCTGACCTGGACCGCCGACGACAACACCACACGCTACAAGTCCGTGCCCACCACTGCGGTGGCCGGTGCGGCGACGATCATCTGGGAGAACAGCGCGGCCACCGGCAACACCACCGGGATGCCGCACACACTGACCTTCGACACCAGCACCGAGGGCTACAACCACGACGTCAACCTCAACATCCTGGCCAGCCCGTTCGACGCCAACGACGGCCGCCACCAGGCGACGGTCACGCTGACCCCGGGCCGGTACCGCTACTTCTGCTCGATCCCCGGCCACAGCCAGATGGTCGGCGAACTGGTCGTCACCGACGGCGGGGGAGGCGACGACACCACGCCGCCGACGGTCACCGCCGCCGTGTCGGGTGACCGCGACGGCGACGGCAACTACGTCGGTGCGGCAACGGTGACCGTCACGGCCGCCGACGCCGGCTCGGGCGTGGAGACCGTCGAGTACCAGGTCGACGACACCAGCTTCCAGTCGTACACCCAGCCGGTGCAGGTAGGCGCTGTCGGCGACCACTCGGTGCAGTTCCGCGCGACCGACCAGGCCGGCAACACCAGCGCGGTCGGCTCGGTGTCGTTCCGGATCGTCGAGCCGACCGAGGAGGACACCACCGCGCCGGTGGTCACGGCCGCGCTGACCGGCGACCGCGACGGCGACGGCAACTACGTCGGTACGGCCACCGGCACGCTCACCGCCACCGACGCCGGCTCCGGGGTCGCCACCATCGAGTACGCGCTGGACGGGGCGGCCTTCGCCGCGTACAGCGGTCCGATCGTGGTGACCGCGGTCGGGATGCACATGCTGCACTACCGGGCGACCGACGTCGCCGGCAACACCTCGGCCGAGCAGATGGCCCACTTCACAGTCGTCGCCCCGCCGGAGGAGGACGACACCCCGCCCACGGTGGCCGCCACCGTCACCGGTGAGCGGGACGCCGACGGCGCGTACGTCGGCGTCGCGACCGTCACCGTCACCGCGAGCGACGCCGGCTCGGGCGTGGCGTCGGTCGAGTACGCGCTCGACACCGGTGGTTGGACCGCGTACGCCGGCCCGGTAAGCGTGCGCGCCGTCGGCGCGCACACCCTGCGGTACCGGGCGACCGACACCGCGGGGAACGCCGCCGCCGAGCAGTCGGCGACGTTCACGGTGGTGGCCGGCGGCACCGACGCCTGCCCCGCGTCCGACACGCGAGGCACCGTGGTCATCGACGGTGACGACACAGGCGTGGCGAACGTCGACACCGGCGACGGTTGCACGATCAACGATCTGATCGACGAACACGCCGACTACCCCGGCCACGCCGACTTCGTCCGGCACGTCGAGGCGGTCACCGCCGCGCTGGTGAGCGGCGGAACGCTCAACAAACGGCAGCAGGGCGCCATCGTCCGGGCCGCGGCCCGATCGGACGTCGGCGCATGA